In a genomic window of Caloenas nicobarica isolate bCalNic1 chromosome 1, bCalNic1.hap1, whole genome shotgun sequence:
- the GCC1 gene encoding GRIP and coiled-coil domain-containing protein 1: MDKFGMNFGGRPSKKDLLETIESQKKQLLQYQLRLKDVVRAYKSLLKEKEALEASLKVLSVSHEVDIGLSGAQPVSGASSGSSFADSADDQSSVHSEDSTGTATSADTAASLASTKGEPGPEDDKPAAASSSLKSEETSGSESGVSTSSGDVPPAASEADRRVLQLKTQLATLTSALATVTQEKSRMEASYQADKKKMKQDLDDAIKKAENETEKLETELKSVQEQLAETKARLITQQHDRAQEQGDHAVMLRELQKLLQNERTLRQDVELKLEETREALVGRASVADRAEGYELRIRQLSQEVEDLKRELQAVQEQNEKPDPRIQGLQEEMSSLKNHFQAQLLQEMRKAAQAEEQLRQHAQNEERRMADLEGQVSQVSELLGTYEKAKQKDQAVIQKLKDRIVQLDLENKTLAIAASSRAPADVHLEETNLDVNVLKDKMEKLKKLLQVAAKKSQPALDIEKLCELELPKGSEAGDGEKATALYYQQELKQLKEEFERYKMRAQVVLKNKSAKDGNLAKELEEAQEQLADLKEKYVALQLAAEDTEKRHQQAVEAKSKELSRLQQIHKQELERCQLEYRERALKLEEEMHKQRDRALAVLAEKDQELEQLRSLTLPYGLQGSKNYLASGTNVMSSDSPGSDSSEILPQALHLSASSEPTFFLYAEQLARKEVEIGALRKQKHKLEMQVHQLQEKILVEEEKHREEVSTLHSEIEKNFRDKSREGANLEYLKNIVYRFLTLPDSLGRQQTLTAILTILHFSPEEKQAIAKQSASGGWWLSGKR, encoded by the exons ATGGACAAGTTTGGCATGAACTTTGGAGGTAGGCCGAGTAAAAAAGATCTTCTAGAGACAATTGAATCACAGAAGAAGCAGCTTCTTCAGTACCAGTTGCGGCTGAAGGATGTCGTCAGAGCCTACAAGAGCCTCCTCAAGGAGAAGGAGGCCTTGGAAGCCAGTTTGAAGGTGTTGTCCGTGTCTCACGAGGTGGATATTGGCTTGAGTGGTGCTCAGCCTGTGTCCGGGGCCAGCTCCGGCTCTTCCTTTGCTGATTCTGCTGACGACCAGAGCTCGGTTCACAGCGAGGACAGCACGGGGACGGCCACCAGCGCAGACACTGCTGCCAGTCTGGCCAGTACAAAGGGTGAACCGGGGCCTGAGGATGACAAACCTGCGGCTGCCAGTTCCTCTCTTAAATCGGAAGAGACGAGTGGCTCGGAGAGCGGCGTCAGCACGAGCAGCGGGGATGTGCCGCCAGCTGCCAGCGAGGCTGATAGAAGAGTGCTCCAGCTGAAGACCCAGCTGGCCACCCTGACCAGCGCCCTGGCCACGGTCACGCAGGAGAAGTCCCGCATGGAAGCCTCCTACCAAGCCGACAAGAAGAAGATGAAGCAGGACCTGGACGATGCCatcaaaaaagcagaaaacgaGACCGAGAAGTTGGAGACGGAGCTGAAGTCTGTCCAGGAGCAACTGGCCGAGACCAAGGCCCGTCTGATCACACAGCAGCACGACCGAGCCCAGGAGCAGGGCGACCACGCCGTGATGCTGCGCGAGCtccagaagctgctgcagaacGAGAGGACGTTGCGCCAGGATGTGGAGCTGAAGCTGGAGGAGACCCGGGAGGCCTTGGTTGGGAGGGCATCCGTGGCCGACCGCGCCGAGGGCTACGAGCTGCGGATCAGGCAGCTGAGCCAGGAGGTGGAGGACCTGAAGAGAGAGCTGCAAGCTGTTCAGGAGCAGAACGAGAAGCCAGACCCGCGGATACAGggtctgcaggaggagatgaGCAGCCTGAAGAACCACTTCCAAgcgcagctgctgcaggagatgaGGAAG GCGGCGCAGGCGGAGGAGCAGCTCCGCCAGCATGCCCAGAATGAGGAGCGGCGCATGGCCGACCTGGAGGGACAGGTGTCCCAAGTGTCCGAGCTGCTCGGCACCTACGAGAAAGCCAAGCAGAAGGACCAGGCAGTGATTCAGAAGCTCAAGGACCGCATCGTCCAGCTGGACCTGGAGAACAAAACCCTGGCCATCGCCGCCTCCAGCCGAGCCCCCGCCGATGTTCACCTCGAAGAAACCAACCTCGACGTGAATGTTCTAAAGGATAAAATGGAGAAGCTGAAGAAGCTCTTGCAAGTGGCCGCTAAGAAGAGTCAGCCAGCTCTGGACATCGAGAAGCTGTGCGAGCTGGAGCTGCCCAAGGGCAGCGAGGCCGGGGACGGCGAGAAGGCCACAGCTTTGTACTaccagcaggagctgaagcagcTGAAGGAGGAGTTTGAGCGGTACAAGATGAGGGCGCAAGTGGTTCTCAAGAACAAGTCGGCCAAAGACGGCAACCTGGCCAAAGAACTGGAGGAAGCGCAGGAGCAGCTGGCGGACCTGAAGGAGAAATACGTTGCGCTCCAACTGGCCGCCGAGGACACGGAGAAGCGGCACCAGCAGGCCGTGGAAGCCAAGAGCAAAGAGCTGTCCCGGCTGCAGCAAATTCACAAGCAGGAATTAGAGCGGTGCCAGCTGGAGTACAGGGAGCGGGCGCtgaagctggaggaggagatgcACAAGCAGCGGGACcgagctctggctgtgctggcagagaaGGACcaagagctggagcagctgagaTCCCTCACGCTGCCCTACGGGCTCCAAGGATCCAAAAACTACCTGGCGTCAGGGACCAACGTCATGAGCAGCGACTCGCCAGGGAGCGATTCCTCAGAGATCCTCCCCCAAGCTCTTCACCTCTCGGCCAGCAGCGAGCCCACCTTCTTCTTGTACGCAGAGCAGCTGGCTCGCAAAGAAGTGGAGATCGGGGCGCTGAGGAAACAGAAGCACAAGCTGGAAATGCAGGTTCATCAGCTCCAGGAGAAAATCTTGGTTGAGGAGGAGAAGCACCGGGAAGAGGTATCCACACTTCACAGCGAAATCGAGAAGAACTTCAGAGATAAGAGCAGGGAGGGGGCCAACCTGGAATACCTCAAAAACATTGTGTACAGGTTTCTGACGCTGCCGGACTCCCTGGGGCGCCAGCAGACCCTGACTGCCATACTGACTATTCTGCATTTCAGCCCGGAGGAGAAGCAGGCGATCGCCAAACAGTCGGCCTCTGGCGGCTGGTGGCTTTCTGGGAAGAGATGA
- the DENND6B gene encoding protein DENND6B, translating into MDALCRAQPQPRRPAAASPLPWARFSAWLDCVCVVTFDLELGQAMELVYPHDFRLTEKEKTSICYLSFPDSYSGGLGDTQFSFRLRQSGGQRTTHYEDGGEYNREAPLMLQREAAHYFGYVYFRQVKDSSMKRGYFQKSLVLVSRLPYVNLFQSLLQLIAPEYFDKLEPCLEAVCNEIDQWPPPVPGQTLNLPVMGVVIQVRIPSRVDKPGSSPVKQFNQENLLPAPMVLPSIHELDLFRCFQPVLIHVQMLWELMLLGEPIVVMAPSPTVSSEMVLALTSCLAPLRYCCDYRPYFTIHDSEFKEYTTRTQAPPNIVVGVTNPFFIKTLQHWPHILRVGELRMSGDLPKQVKVKKLAKLKTLDTKPGIYTSYKTFLHKDKTLIKRLLKGIQRKRPSEVQSALLRRHLLELTQSFIIPLEHYIASLMPLQRAITPWKNPPQIRPFRQEDFMKTLEHAGPQLTCVLKGDWLGLYRRFFKSPNFDGWYRQRHKEMTQKLEALHLEAICEANIVAWMKDKSEVEIVDLVLKLREKLVRARCQHLPVKEETLQRVGLYIETIIGSLPEDLQAVLHHH; encoded by the exons TTGGTGTATCCTCATGACTTCAGACTAACAGAGAAAGAG AAAACCAGTATCTGCTACTTGTCCTTCCCAGACTCCTACTCAG GTGGCCTGGGGGACACTCAGTTCAGCTTCCGCCTGCGGCAGTCCGGGGGCCAGAGGACCACGCACTACGAAGACGGTGGCGAGTACAACAGAGAAGCCCCCCTGATGCTGCAG CGGGAGGCAGCTCATTACTTCGGTTACGTGTACTTCAGGCAAGTCAAGGACAGCTCCATGAAGAGAGGTTATTTTCAGAAG tctctggtGCTGGTGTCACGGCTTCCGTACGTGAACTTGTTCCAGTCGTTGCTGCAGCTGATTGCTCCGGAATATTTCGATAAGCTGGAGCCGTGCCTGGAGGCAG TGTGCAATGAGATCGATCAGTGGCCGCCGCCTGTGCCAGGACAGACTCTGAACCTCCCGGTGATGGGAGTTGTCATTCAG GTGCGGATCCCTTCGCGGGTGGATAAGCCAGGATCAAGCCCAGTGAAGCAGTTCAATCAAGAG AATCTGTTACCAGCCCCAATGGTTCTCCCCAGTATTCACGAACTGGATCTTTTCAG GTGCTTCCAGCCAGTGCTGATTCACGTCCAGATGCTGTGGGAGCTGATGTTACTGGGAGAGCCAATTGTTGTCATGGCACCGTCCCCTacagtttcttcagaaatggTTCTGGCCCTTACCAG CTGCCTCGCTCCTCTGCGGTACTGCTGTGACTACCGGCCCTACTTTACCATCCACGACAGTGAATTTAAAGAGTACACCACCAGGACACAGGCCCC GCCAAACATTGTTGTGGGAGTCACAAACCCTTTCTTTATCAAAACTCTCCAGCACTGGCCGCACATTCTTCGGGTTGGGGAGCTCCGAATGTCAG GAGACCTGCCCAAGCAAGTCAAGGTGAAGAAGCTAGCGAAACTAAAAACTCTAGACACAAAACCAG GAATCTATACTTCTTATAAAACATTCCTTCACAAAGACAAAACCCTGATAAAAAGATTACTGAAG GGCATCCAGCGGAAGCGCCCGTCCGAAGTCCAGAGCGCCCTTCTGCGGCGTCACCTCCTGGAGCTCACCCAGAGCTTCATTATTCCCCTG gaGCATTATATTGCAAGCCTGATGCCCCTGCAGAGGGCCATTACTCCATGGAAG AATCCTCCCCAGATTCGTCCTTTCCGTCAGGAAGATTTCATGAAGACCCTGGAGCATGCTGGTCCCCAGCTTACCTGTGTACTTAAGGGTGACTGGTTGGGCCTCTACAG GCGTTTCTTCAAGTCTCCCAACTTTGATGGCTGGTATCGTCAGAGACACAAGGAGATGACCCAGAAGCTGGAGGCCCTGCACTTGGAGGCCATCTGTGAAGCG AACATCGTGGCCTGGATGAAGGACAAGTCTGAGGTGGAGATTGTAGACCTGGTGCTAAAACTTCGCGAGAAGCTG gtaagaGCCAGGTGCCAGCACCTGCCCGTGAAGGAGGAGACTCTGCAGCGGGTGGGTCTGTACATCGAGACCATCATCGGGTCCTTACCGGAGGATctccaggctgtgctgcaccACCACTGA
- the ARF5 gene encoding ADP-ribosylation factor 5 — MGLTVSAIFSRIFGKKQMRILMVGLDAAGKTTILYKLKLGEIVTTIPTIGFNVETVEYKNICFTVWDVGGQDKIRPLWRHYFQNTQGLIFVVDSNDRERVQESAEELQKMLQEDELRDAVLLVFANKQDMPNAMAVSELTDKLGLQALRSRTWYVQATCATQGTGLYDGLDWLSHELSKR; from the exons atggGCCTCACGGTCTCCGCCATCTTCTCCCGCATCTTCGGCAAGAAGCAGATGCGGATCCTGATGG TGGGGCTGGATGCTGCTGGCAAGACCACCATCCTCTACAAGCTGAAGCTGGGTGAGATTGTCACCACCATCCCCACCATTG gGTTCAACGTGGAGACAGTGGAGTACAAGAACATTTGCTTCACCGTCTGGGATGTGGGCGGCCAGGACAAAATCCGGCCTCTCTGGAGACACTACTTCCAAAACACGCAG GGTCTCATCTTTGTGGTGGACAGCAACGACCGCGAGCGGGTGCAGGAGTCTGCCGAGGAGCTGCAGAAgatg ctgcaggaggacgaGCTGCGCGACGCCGTCCTGCTGGTGTTCGCCAACAAGCAGGACATGCCCAACGCCATGGCGGTGAGCGAGCTGACCGACAAGCTGGGGCTGCAGGCGCTGCGCAGCCGCACC TGGTACGTGCAGGCGACGTGCGCGACGCAGGGCACGGGGCTGTACGACGGGCTGGACTGGCTGTCGCACGAGCTCTCCAAGCGCTAG